A DNA window from Drosophila sechellia strain sech25 chromosome X, ASM438219v1, whole genome shotgun sequence contains the following coding sequences:
- the LOC6618556 gene encoding putative protein kinase C delta type homolog isoform X2: MMFTRAQVRKQKTSNSSSQRPRSSGGSSRHETRYKQSSTSSSGAGSGLSGASGASGARRDQYRDRDHYGKHSFELPRQHSKEEAYHQDRESSAGGGDRGERSGIGGNGGGVTGGGVYVDRRTRPRSITNRRGAIKHQKTHVINGHRFVAKFFRQPTFCAFCNLFLWGFGKQGYQCIICQTVVHKKCHDKLLGKCSGSVFTSASTILLRKRFKIDMPHRFKPHTFMSPTFCDHCGSLMGGFFIQGLKCEECDVNCHKKCERLTANLCGVNQKLIVEALNHVKRGAREARDSPSTPPSLNPAYKIEASEEHDETSYTYSQFQKSGRFTAPATVIPRFKNYSVDDFHFLAVLGKGSFGKVLLAELRDTTYYYAIKCLKKDVVLEDDDVDSTLIERKVLALGTKHPYLCHLFCTFQTESHLFFVMEYLNGGDLMFHIQESGRFSEERARFYGAEIISGLKFLHKKGIIYRDLKLDNVLLDYEGHVRIADFGMCKLQIYLDKTADSFCGTPDYMAPEIIKGEKYNQNVDWWSFGVLLYEMLIGQSPFSGCDEDELFWSICNEIPWFPVYISAEATGILKGLLEKDYTKRIGSQYSPAGDIADHIFFRPIDWGLLEKRQIEPPFKPQVKHPLDTQYFDRVFTRERVRLTPIDKEILASMDQKQFHGFTYTNPHITLD; the protein is encoded by the exons ATGATGTTCACACGTGCCCAGGTGCGCAAACAGAAGACCAGCAACTCGAGCAGCCAGCGACCACGGAGCTCGGGAGGATCGTCCCGCCATGAG ACACGCTACAAACAAAGCTCCACCAGCAGTAGTGGAGCAGGCAGTGGCTTGAGTGGCGCCAGTGGAGCCTCCGGCGCCCGAAGGGATCAGTATCGGGACAGGGATCACTATGGAAAGCATTCCTTTGAGCTGCCACGCCAGCACTCCAAGGAGGAGGCCTATCATCAGGATCGGGAGAGCAGTGCGGGTGGTGGCGACAGGGGCGAAAGGAGTGGCATTGGTGGCAATGGTGGCGGCGTCACCGGCGGTGGCGTCTACGTGGACAGAAGGACTCGCCCGAGGAGCATAACCAATCGCCGGGGGGCGATCAAGCATCAGAA AACCCACGTCATCAATGGTCATCGTTTTGTGGCCAAATTCTTTCGCCAGCCCACCTTTTGTGccttctgcaatttgtttctCTGGGGATTTGGCAAGCAGGGCTATCAGTGCATTA TTTGCCAAACGGTGGTGCACAAAAAGTGCCATGATAAGCTTCTGGGTAAATGTTCCGGTTCCGTCTTCACCTCAGCCAGTACAATT TTACTACGCAAACGTTTTAAGATCGATATGCCACATCGGTTTAAGCCGCACACTTTTATGTCGCCGACTTTTTGTGACCATTGCGGATCTTTAATGGGTGGATTTTTCATTCAGGGCCTCAAATGCGAAG AATGTGACGTGAATTGTCACAAGAAATGCGAGCGGCTCACGGCCAATTTATGCGGTGTCAATCAGAAACTCATCGTTGAGGCACTCAACCACGTGAAGCGAG GAGCCCGAGAAGCCCGTGACTCACCCAGCACTCCGCCCAGTTTGAATCCAGCCTATAAAATCGAGGCCAGCGAAGAACACGATG AAACATCATATACATATTCACAATTCCAAAAATCCGGACGTTTCACTGCGCCAGCAACAGTAATACCTAGATTTAAGAATTATTCGGTAGATGATTTCCACTTTCTGGCCGTTCTTGGCAAGGGAAGTTTCGGCAAG GTTCTGCTTGCTGAGCTGCGTGACACCACATACTACTATGCCATCAAGTGCCTGAAAAAGGATGTCGTCCTGGAGGATGACGATGTGGACTCCACGCTCATCGAACGCAAGGTCCTGGCCCTGGGCACCAAGCATCCGTATCTGTGTCATCTGTTTTGCACCTTCCAAACGGAG AGCCACTTGTTCTTTGTGATGGAGTACCTGAATGGCGGTGATCTCATGTTCCACATCCAGGAGAGCGGTCGCTTTTCCGAGGAGCGAGCCAGATTCTATGGGGCCGAAATCATCTCGGGCCTCAAATTCCTGCACAAAAAGGGCATTATCTATAG GGATCTCAAACTGGATAATGTCCTGCTGGACTACGAGGGACATGTTCGCATTGCCGATTTTGGCATGTGCAAATTGCAAATCTATTTGGACAAGACGGCAGATAGCTTTTGCGGCACACCCGATTATATGGCGCCCGAAATCATTAAG GGTGAAAAGTACAATCAGAATGTGGATTGGTGGTCGTTTGGTGTGCTGCTCTACGAAATGCTGATTGGACAGTCGCCATTCAGTGGCTGCGATGAAGACGAGCTCTTCTGGTCCATTTGCAATGAAATTCCATGGTTCCCAGTTTACATATCCGCCGAGGCCACCGGGATTCTCAAGGGG TTGCTGGAGAAGGACTATACGAAGCGTATTGGTTCGCAGTACAGCCCGGCTGGTGATATAGCCGATCATATATTCTTCCGCCCGATCGACTGGGGTTTGCTGGAAAAGCGACAAATCGAGCCGCCCTTCAAGCCGCAAGTG AAACACCCCCTGGATACCCAGTACTTCGATCGGGTCTTCACCAGGGAAAGGGTGCGTCTAACCCCCATCGACAAGGAGATACTGGCATCCATGGATCAGAAGCAGTTCCACGGCTTCACCTACACAAATCCTCACATCACCCTGGACTAG
- the LOC6618557 gene encoding uncharacterized protein LOC6618557, with amino-acid sequence MHTLGLVILSLLGLVESYDHQPLLRNIIKVRASGFMPFESDLLLPLNILRQLQSHDRSSRYIGQRPKPIVRPKVKQQIRLERAHPLREAKGVQLYNLIDDDGELLLNLKVHNDQKGTAPANYQEEKYQSRYQSYDSPWMPSKWRPTSEFPLGVTSSSPRPLPLHQYLGQNTNRIDQNTAKRRRQDIWPHK; translated from the coding sequence ATGCACACTTTGGGCCTTGTAATTCTGAGCCTTTTAGGCCTGGTCGAGAGTTATGACCATCAGCCGCTACTGAGAAATATCATCAAAGTGCGAGCCAGCGGCTTTATGCCCTTCGAATCGGATTTACTACTGCCATTGAATATCCTGCGGCAGTTGCAGTCCCACGATCGATCATCGCGTTACATTGGCCAGAGGCCAAAGCCCATAGTGAGGCCAAAGGTCAAGCAACAAATCAGATTGGAGAGAGCGCATCCTTTGCGGGAGGCCAAAGGTGTTCAGCTCTACAACTTGATCGATGACGATGGTGAACTACTGCTGAATCTCAAGGTTCACAACGATCAGAAGGGGACGGCACCGGCAAATTATCAGGAGGAGAAATACCAAAGCAGATACCAGAGCTACGATTCACCATGGATGCCCTCGAAATGGAGACCCACCAGCGAATTTCCGCTGGGTGTGACCTCCTCatcgccacgcccactgccccTGCATCAGTATCTTGGCCAAAACACGAATCGCATCGATCAAAATACGGCGAAAAGGAGGCGGCAGGATATATGGCCACACAAATAA
- the LOC6618558 gene encoding glycine-rich cell wall structural protein — MGFGQTEHLAIRLLYKPRIARSGASVGFLFCYVKFHSFQPPSKKLPAMKIFVCLLATLAATASAGFIGGSGGGGGGGGYSYGIGSGGGGGGHQEVKTIQVIHQEGGGYSGGGGHGGYSSGHGGYSGGGHQEIKTIKVIQQEGGGYSGGHGGYSGGHGGYSGGGHQEVKTVKVIHEEGHALGGGGYTGGLAGHGHGHGGHQEVKLVKVIHEEGGHGHGHGGGYSHGGFSGGHQEVKTVKVIHQEAGGHGGYSGGHGGYSGGHGGYSGGGHQEVKTVKVIHEEGHALGGGGGYAGGYSGGFSGHGGGHEEVKVVKVIHEEGGHSHGGHDHGHGHSHGGFEEVKTIKVIHEEGGHAHGHGPAPIISNEYLPPSNEYLPPVSAPQPGYLPPSSSWK, encoded by the exons ATGGGTTTCGG ACAGACGGAGCATCTCGCAATCCGGCTGCTATATAAACCGCGGATCGCTCGGAGTGGAGCATCAGTTGGCTTCCTCTTCTGCTACGTGAAGTTCCATAGTTTTCAACCCCCAAGCAAGAAACTTCCAGCAATGAAG ATCTTTGTGTGTCTCCTGGCTACGTTGGCTGCCACCGCATCGGCTGGCTTTATTGGCGGAtccggcggtggcggcggtggcggtggctaCAGCTATGGAATCGGttccggcggcggcggtggtggccaCCAGGAGGTGAAGACCATCCAGGTGATCCACCAGGAGGGTGGCGGCTACTCCGGCGGCGGCGGTCATGGCGGTTACTCTAGTGGCCATGGAGGCTACTCTGGCGGCGGCCACCAGGAGATTAAGACCATCAAGGTTATTCAGCAGGAAGGTGGCGGCTATTCCGGCGGTCATGGCGGTTACTCTGGTGGTCACGGTGGCTACTCTGGCGGTGGACACCAGGAGGTGAAGACCGTTAAGGTCATCCATGAGGAAGGACATGCCCTGGGCGGCGGCGGTTATACCGGAGGCCTTGCCGGCCATGGACACGGACATGGTGGCCATCAGGAGGTGAAATTGGTCAAGGTCATCCATGAGGAGGGCGGTCATGGCCACGGACACGGCGGTGGCTACTCCCACGGTGGATTCTCCGGCGGTCATCAGGAGGTTAAGACTGTGAAGGTCATCCACCAGGAGGCTGGCGGTCATGGCGGATACTCTGGCGGACATGGTGGCTACTCTGGCGGCCATGGCGGCTACTCCGGCGGCGGTCACCAGGAGGTCAAGACCGTTAAGGTCATCCACGAGGAAGGACACGCTttgggcggcggcggcggctatGCCGGTGGCTACTCCGGTGGCTTCTCCGGCCATGGAGGTGGCCACGAGGAAGTGAAGGTGGTCAAGGTGATCCATGAGGAGGGCGGTCACAGCCATGGCGGCCACGATCACGGCCACGGTCACTCGCACGGCGGATTCGAGGAGGTCAAGACCATCAAGGTCATTCACGAGGAGggtggccacgcccacggccACGGACCCGCCCCCATCATCAGCAACGAATACCTGCCGCCCAGCAATGAGTACCTGCCCCCCGTATCTGCTCCCCAGCCCGGATATCTGCCCCCATCCTCCAGCTGGAAGTGA
- the LOC6618556 gene encoding formin-J isoform X1, whose product MPLYSDSTNYYYSGGSSQLYSPYYSSGLGLNLGMGSSPGSSYTSSYNRSYPASYMVPLSPSSPRSPSSYSSGSSGGSSSLHGLGSRYQPKLTTITETGRHSGHSSLMPLTRINSPKYSSSVTTTSYGSSGASSRYIPARPIAINTADIDVSSSRYRRAVPSKSQEKEQPKEEVKQKEQKEQAEEEVKPSPKETPAESSDAGAETRPNRRSTIRRNRPVVRLSTIRRRSRDRSAESTKKEEVKEHQFRDLPPATEPSLSWRQKLAEELAAFPVTSNKKSPGELLRERFYIKDEKEEPTNFNRVQIQELVQPQSAHKTSTPEVEISAKKEVDDEKEDDSDKQEQELEEMQETIRRLSLVQCPTFHDICEDISSDKIDDDLNAGELRRRASIIQEQEQEILDKLQKSNSGSFQLIHLERRSSHDSTTTNDEDLKERSKRRSKKSKKMRHKITAIVEVENAPQAQPVEHMPSVLELNEESLLIQPLTTGSGSSSTPTPSPKPKFTVNVETVEEHHQIHKIFKLPKKKTVLKDQDNSSLPEGFMKAAPKTTKTSPLKKANKQQLVNEAQIFTFDEAAIQQQQKVQQQQQTQPQPELPKTEAKVEGVATPKPIRKAIQKSESGEDFWSQIGSRETLYMTNRKKVFNMRQEQQEQLLEEESPKSPATPKETKTDLKTPTTPKLKSEILLELKTTPSIVSTSGKSEAQKVPSTPLTPTVVKTNQVEAKKVESIDTSSKAPASAISKTAESAKLKSETDNNKAKPTMAKKDLPKLKTAEDTKPTITTKATTATPTMASPKTTLRNTNKQQTKEEISQKTESAATSQIKADKPTALQVKPQELTKVAEPTTPQAKIETPPKDSPARKIVTPTTPQAKAAASTTSPLTTPQKTPQAKAATDEPKSTPAAPKTTMAKISMTTMAGTTVAEAGKTISPKGIKQSGNAVTMPAATPTTPTTATGKSKLNETAGPKINSGQPAKSPEQQQATAAAVETKINKTTDKEQQQQQQRPQQQQQQLIDTAATLVPQTETKTKLTEAAEPTGKSKVQSPKTTKPKSAGKTNVGKKKAATPAAAAVAVAAAAAAVAAPAAATEAVTALSESNVTPINADQFITLAPTKAAKTSPNKQQALQLQQQHEEQQRQQQQATNASSPAATGDATTTPTTIGVAAVNVAAVAVAAAAAATDAAADATTSLSSNNSCGEGVGNNLSKFATVSNLAQCLRDVDAELDDYIPSSAENSQEDDDDDGSGSSSDDYSSVDGCANLSASMKKKLRKEKKKQKAKAAAAEAKRFDPHKKIKIDTTNKCYVKEEAPRYPLVATPRPLWKREKIVYSDENTDDESGSEEGSGGSLDEDSDDESGGEECSSTSSSASSEDLDAVAMATKGGSSNATTVLDSPSSSGSNAGTLGVPSAGSGGGGGASTSSSPSIIRMSTCSNDSGFEGGTAPSSPKKMLETSYTYSQFQKSGRFTAPATVIPRFKNYSVDDFHFLAVLGKGSFGKVLLAELRDTTYYYAIKCLKKDVVLEDDDVDSTLIERKVLALGTKHPYLCHLFCTFQTESHLFFVMEYLNGGDLMFHIQESGRFSEERARFYGAEIISGLKFLHKKGIIYRDLKLDNVLLDYEGHVRIADFGMCKLQIYLDKTADSFCGTPDYMAPEIIKGEKYNQNVDWWSFGVLLYEMLIGQSPFSGCDEDELFWSICNEIPWFPVYISAEATGILKGLLEKDYTKRIGSQYSPAGDIADHIFFRPIDWGLLEKRQIEPPFKPQVKHPLDTQYFDRVFTRERVRLTPIDKEILASMDQKQFHGFTYTNPHITLD is encoded by the exons ATGCCTCTGTATTCGGATTCAACCAACTACTACTATAGTGGCGGCAGCAGTCAGCTGTATTCGCCGTACTATAGTTCCGGCTTGGGTCTCAACTTGGGCATGGGATCCTCACCAGGATCGAGCTATACGTCCAGCTACAATCGCTCATATCCGGCCAGCTATATGGTACCCCTGAGTCCCTCCTCGCCGAGATCGCCGAGCAGTTATTCCAGTGGCAGCTCCGGCGGCAGTAGCTCCCTCCATGGCCTGGGCTCCAGATATCAACCCAAACTGACCACGATTACGGAGACGGGTCGGCACAGTGGTCATAGCAGCCTAATGCCTCTGACCAGGATTAACTCACCGAAATACAGCAGCTCGGTTACAACTACGAGTTATGGTTCATCGGGCGCGAGTAGTCGGTACATACCAGCCAGACCCATTGCCATCAATACGGCGGATATCGATGTGAGCTCCTCGCGATATCGCAGGGCAGTGCCATCCAAGTCGCAGGAAAAGGAGCAGCccaaggaggaggtgaagcaaaaggagcagaaggagcaggcggaggaggaggttAAGCCTTCTCCCAAGGAAACACCAGCCGAAAGTTCAGATGCAGGTGCCGAAACCAGACCCAATCGTAGGTCAACCATCAGGAGAAATCGTCCGGTTGTAAGACTATCTACCATACGAAGACGCAGCAGGGATCGCAGTGCCGAGAGTACCAAGAAGGAGGAAGTGAAGGAGCATCAATTCAGGGATCTGCCACCTGCCACCGAGCCCAGTTTGAGTTGGCGTCAAAAGTTGGCCGAAGAATTGGCAGCCTTTCCAGTGACCAGCAACAAAAAGTCACCCGGCGAATTGCTTCGCGAGAGATTCTATATAAAAGATGAGAAGGAGGAACCAACCAATTTCAATAGAGTCCAAATCCAAGAGCTTGTCCAACCACAAAGTGCTCATAAAACTTCGACTCCGGAAGTGGAGATAAGTGCCAAAAAGGAAGTGGATGACGAAAAGGAGGATGACTCCGATAAACAGGAACAGGAACTGGAGGAAATGCAGGAGACCATTCGTCGTTTGAGTTTGGTCCAATGTCCAACATTTCATGACATTTGCGAGGATATTTCATCCGATAAAATTGATGATGATCTGAATGCCGGAGAACTCAGACGCAGGGCCTCCATTATTCAGGAGCAAGAACAGGAAATCTTAGATAAGTTGCAGAAGTCGAACTCCGGCAGCTTTCAGTTGATCCACCTGGAACGTAGATCCAGTCACGATAGTACCACAACAAACGATGAAGATCTCAAGGAGAGATCCAAAAGGCGGTCCAAGAAGAGTAAGAAGATGCGCCACAAGATCACCGCCATTGTTGAGGTGGAAAATGCGCCCCAAGCTCAGCCAGTGGAACACATGCCCAGTGTTTTGGAGTTGAATGAGGAATCCCTATTAATACAACCATTGACTACCGGTTCCGGTTCGAGTTCCACTCCAACTCCCAGTCCGAAGCCGAAGTTCACCGTAAATGTGGAGACTGTGGAGGAGCATCATCAGATACACAAGATCTTCAAGTTGCCCAAAAAAAAGACAGTGCTCAAGGATCAGGACAATTCGTCTTTGCCCGAAGGTTTCATGAAAGCTGCGCCCAAAACAACCAAGACATCGCCTCTGAAGAAAGCAAATAAGCAGCAACTTGTGAATGAAGCGCAGATTTTCACCTTTGATGAGGCAGCCatacaacagcagcaaaaagtgcagcagcagcaacaaacgCAGCCGCAACCTGAACTACCTAAAACCGAGGCCAAAGTCGAGGGTGTGGCTACGCCCAAGCCCATTCGTAAGGCTATACAGAAATCGGAAAGCGGCGAGGACTTTTGGTCACAGATCGGTTCTAGGGAAACGCTATACATGACCAATCGTAAAAAGGTCTTTAACATGCGGCAAGAGCAACAGGAGCAGCTCCTGGAGGAGGAATCGCCTAAATCACCAGCAACGCCAAAGGAAACAAAGACAGATTTAAAGACACCAACAACTCCCAAGCTCAAATCGGAAATTCTCCTCGAGCTGAAGACAACACCTTCCATTGTGTCCACAAGTGGCAAATCGGAAGCTCAAAAGGTACCATCAACACCACTTACTCCAACGGTTGTAAAAACTAACCAAGTCGAAGCAAAGAAAGTAGAATCAATCGATACTTCAAGCAAAGCACCTGCTAGTGCAATATCAAAAACTGCTGAATCTGCAAAATTAAAATCCGAAACTGATAATAATAAGGCCAAGCCGACAATGGCTAAAAAAGACTTGCCAAAACTAAAAACGGCAGAAGACACTAAGCCAACAATAACAACCAAAGCGACAACTGCAACACCAACGATGGCCTCACCAAAAACAACACTAAGgaacacaaacaaacaacaaactaAGGAAGAAATATCACAAAAAACAGAAAGTGCAGCTACATCACAAATAAAGGCCGATAAACCAACAGCACTGCAAGTAAAACCACAAGAACTAACGAAAGTAGCAGAGCCCACAACACCACAAGCTAAAATAGAAACACCACCAAAGGATTCACCAGCAAGAAAGATTGTAACACCTACAACACCACAAGCTAAAGCAGCTGCATCAACAACATCACCACTAACAACACCACAAAAAACACCGCAAGCCAAGGCAGCAACAGATGAGCCCAAGtcaacaccagcagcaccaaAGACAACAATGGCCAAGATCAGCATGACAACAATGGCAGGAACAACTGTTGCCGAGGCAGGAAAAACAATCTCACCCAAGGGGATCAAGCAATCTGGCAACGCCGTAACCatgccagcagcaacaccaaccacaccaacaacagcaacaggcaAATCAAAATTGAACGAAACAGCagggccaaaaataaatagcgGGCAGCCGGCCAAGTCACCTGAACAACAACAGgcaacagcagccgcagtcgaaacgaaaataaataaaacaacgGACAaggaacaacagcagcagcagcagcggccgcagcaacagcagcaacaactgatCGACACGGCAGCAACATTGGTGCCACAAACGGAAACCAAAACGAAATTGACGGAAGCCGCTGAGCCAACGGGCAAGTCAAAGGTGCAATCACCGAAAACGACAAAGCCAAAAAGTGCCGGCAAAACAAATGTTGGCAAAAAGAAGGCTGcaacgccagcagcagcagcagtagcagtagcagcagcagcagcagcagtcgccgcaccagcagcagcaacagaagctGTTACGGCTTTGTCTGAGAGCAATGTGACCCCAATCAATGCCGATCAATTTATAACGCTGGCCCCCACAAAGGCGGCCAAAACATCACCGAACAAGCAGCAAGCATTGCaattgcaacagcaacatgaggagcagcagcggcagcagcaacaggccACAAATGCGTCATCGCCGGCGGCAACTGGCGATGCAACCACAACGCCCACAACaattggtgttgctgctgttaatgttgctgctgttgctgttgctgctgctgctgctgctactgatgctgctgctgatgcgacTACCTCgctcagcagcaacaacagctgcgGCGAAGGCGTCGGCAATAATTTATCAAAGTTTGCAACAGTATCGAATTTGGCACAGTGTCTGCGAGACGTTGATGCCGAGCTAGACGACTATATACCCTCGTCGGCGGAAAATAGCCAAgaagacgacgacgacgacgggAGCGGCAGCAGTTCCGACGATTATTCCAGTGTTGACGGTTGTGCGAACTTAAGCGCCAGCATGAAAAAGAAACTGCGCAAGGagaaaaagaagcaaaaggcgaaagccgccgccgccgaggcGAAAAGGTTCGATCCGCACAAGAAGATCAAGATCGATACGACGAACAAGTGTTATGTGAAGGAGGAGGCGCCCAGGTATCCACTGGTGGCCACACCGCGCCCGCTGTGGAAGCGCGAGAAGATCGTCTATTCGGATGAGAATACGGACGATGAGAGCGGCAGCGAGGAGGGCAGCGGTGGCTCCTTGGACGAGGACAGCGACGACGAGAGCGGCGGCGAGGAGTGCAgctccaccagcagcagcgccaGTTCCGAGGATCTCGATGCGGTGGCCATGGCCACCAAGGGTGGTAGCTCCAATGCCACAACGGTGCTGGATTCGCCCAGTTCCAGCGGCTCAAATGCCGGAACACTGGGTGTTCCCAGTGCTGGtagtggcggtggtggtggcgccTCCACATCCAGCTCGCCGTCCATCATCCGGATGAGCACCTGCAGCAACGATTCCGGATTCGAAGGCGGCACCGCGCCCTCCAGTCCCAAGAAGATGTTAG AAACATCATATACATATTCACAATTCCAAAAATCCGGACGTTTCACTGCGCCAGCAACAGTAATACCTAGATTTAAGAATTATTCGGTAGATGATTTCCACTTTCTGGCCGTTCTTGGCAAGGGAAGTTTCGGCAAG GTTCTGCTTGCTGAGCTGCGTGACACCACATACTACTATGCCATCAAGTGCCTGAAAAAGGATGTCGTCCTGGAGGATGACGATGTGGACTCCACGCTCATCGAACGCAAGGTCCTGGCCCTGGGCACCAAGCATCCGTATCTGTGTCATCTGTTTTGCACCTTCCAAACGGAG AGCCACTTGTTCTTTGTGATGGAGTACCTGAATGGCGGTGATCTCATGTTCCACATCCAGGAGAGCGGTCGCTTTTCCGAGGAGCGAGCCAGATTCTATGGGGCCGAAATCATCTCGGGCCTCAAATTCCTGCACAAAAAGGGCATTATCTATAG GGATCTCAAACTGGATAATGTCCTGCTGGACTACGAGGGACATGTTCGCATTGCCGATTTTGGCATGTGCAAATTGCAAATCTATTTGGACAAGACGGCAGATAGCTTTTGCGGCACACCCGATTATATGGCGCCCGAAATCATTAAG GGTGAAAAGTACAATCAGAATGTGGATTGGTGGTCGTTTGGTGTGCTGCTCTACGAAATGCTGATTGGACAGTCGCCATTCAGTGGCTGCGATGAAGACGAGCTCTTCTGGTCCATTTGCAATGAAATTCCATGGTTCCCAGTTTACATATCCGCCGAGGCCACCGGGATTCTCAAGGGG TTGCTGGAGAAGGACTATACGAAGCGTATTGGTTCGCAGTACAGCCCGGCTGGTGATATAGCCGATCATATATTCTTCCGCCCGATCGACTGGGGTTTGCTGGAAAAGCGACAAATCGAGCCGCCCTTCAAGCCGCAAGTG AAACACCCCCTGGATACCCAGTACTTCGATCGGGTCTTCACCAGGGAAAGGGTGCGTCTAACCCCCATCGACAAGGAGATACTGGCATCCATGGATCAGAAGCAGTTCCACGGCTTCACCTACACAAATCCTCACATCACCCTGGACTAG